From Desulfobaccales bacterium, the proteins below share one genomic window:
- the pyrR gene encoding bifunctional pyr operon transcriptional regulator/uracil phosphoribosyltransferase PyrR — translation MTKTKTSAMPARELNKTLERLTDEIMAKHQDQDALVLVGIRTGGAFLAQRLAAIITRRTSLPVRVGVLDITLYRDDWTQLSHKPLVGKTELPGSIDAQEVVLVDDVLFTGRTIRAALDALIDYGRPRRIELAVLVDRGGRELPIQPDYVGRVLELPPGQRVNVYLSEMGRADEVAIESGPPERP, via the coding sequence ATGACAAAGACCAAGACCTCGGCCATGCCTGCCCGGGAACTGAACAAGACCCTGGAGCGCCTTACTGATGAGATTATGGCGAAGCATCAGGACCAGGACGCCTTGGTACTGGTGGGGATCAGGACCGGTGGGGCCTTTTTGGCCCAGCGCCTGGCCGCCATCATTACCAGGCGGACCTCCCTTCCCGTGCGGGTGGGGGTGCTGGATATCACCCTCTACCGGGACGATTGGACCCAGCTCAGCCACAAGCCCCTGGTGGGCAAGACGGAACTGCCGGGCTCCATTGATGCCCAGGAAGTGGTGCTGGTGGACGATGTACTGTTCACCGGACGCACCATCCGGGCCGCCCTGGACGCGCTCATCGACTACGGGCGGCCCAGGCGTATCGAGTTGGCGGTGCTGGTGGACCGGGGCGGCCGGGAGTTGCCTATTCAGCCGGACTACGTCGGGCGGGTCCTGGAGTTACCTCCGGGGCAACGGGTCAACGTCTACCTGAGTGAGATGGGGCGCGCAGACGAAGTTGCCATCGAATCAGGCCCGCCGGAAAGGCCTTGA
- a CDS encoding DnaJ domain-containing protein, giving the protein MTLAEARELLELEPKATKREIKTAYRRAARLWHPDRAPIGEEALYRTRMQQINAAYQRIVQFIEAYRYDLVESAGPEDLQKWWADRFYTGVWGPPPPKDQDGGNN; this is encoded by the coding sequence ATGACCCTGGCAGAAGCTCGGGAGCTCCTGGAGCTTGAGCCCAAGGCCACCAAAAGGGAGATCAAAACGGCCTACCGCCGGGCAGCCCGCCTCTGGCATCCGGACCGCGCCCCCATTGGTGAGGAAGCCCTATACCGCACCCGGATGCAGCAGATTAACGCAGCCTACCAGCGGATTGTCCAATTCATCGAGGCGTATCGTTACGACCTGGTTGAAAGCGCCGGTCCTGAAGATCTCCAGAAATGGTGGGCCGATCGTTTTTACACCGGGGTGTGGGGGCCACCCCCCCCGAAAGATCAAGACGGCGGCAACAATTGA